The following proteins come from a genomic window of Limosilactobacillus reuteri:
- a CDS encoding AraC family transcriptional regulator codes for MNQSTFQLLGNVASADFYLCEGSDITLISDNNAYNMKALAQEALKLRGPNSLTVIDLNNFYVGMIPIDHNQILTMIPHINTTNIPFNYQKITNFIGSRIFGVGKYFHSKSTRP; via the coding sequence ATGAATCAGTCAACTTTTCAGCTACTTGGTAATGTTGCTTCAGCAGATTTCTACCTTTGTGAAGGCAGTGATATTACTTTAATATCTGATAATAATGCCTATAATATGAAAGCTTTAGCCCAAGAAGCGCTCAAACTGCGTGGTCCTAATTCTTTGACCGTTATTGATTTAAACAACTTCTACGTTGGTATGATCCCTATTGATCATAATCAGATATTGACCATGATTCCTCATATTAACACCACCAATATCCCATTCAATTATCAGAAAATCACTAATTTTATCGGGTCTAGAATTTTTGGTGTTGGAAAGTATTTCCATTCCAAAAGTACTAGGCCCTAA
- a CDS encoding patatin family protein: MTKSNDEIQREMKELRSDFCIYSFLIILTIAGFCLRHMIPWSWLNAIVNFLFIGSVFELGRSIDKYLKLRKQLK; this comes from the coding sequence ATGACGAAATCTAATGATGAGATTCAAAGGGAAATGAAAGAGCTTAGAAGCGATTTTTGTATTTATTCATTTTTGATAATACTAACAATTGCTGGGTTTTGTTTAAGACATATGATTCCGTGGAGCTGGTTAAACGCAATTGTTAATTTTTTGTTTATAGGCTCTGTGTTTGAATTGGGGCGCTCAATTGATAAGTATTTAAAATTGAGAAAACAACTAAAATAA
- a CDS encoding IS1182 family transposase: MYQNYITGQTEFVLNYDYNVPSRHIVRMIDAFVDSIPQEVLLDDKVATTGRPLSHPAIMLKILLFAYSRQTYSGRKIELMLEENLPMRWLARDHTYSYYTINNFRQSQHANNLIKRSFVYFTMALKDHGLIQSDAFFIDGTKLEADANKYSFTWRRAVEKYHAKLKEKTIKLYEDLVEKRVVKAMSSELVGTANGMALMAENIDDKISELNEEIAQEPKVIKSGSVKKRRCRFLKKIRRQLKEDFIPRANKYEEAEDIFKGRNSFSKTDHDATFMCMKEDPMKNRELKPGYNLQIATHNQFVLDYALYSNPTDTRTLVPFLAQFHSLDFFDHIVADAGYGSEYNYTTIIDQFEKQPVIPYTTYQKEQKRKYKTDPTKSQNWQYNAEDDYYIDHLGVRFSFYRYSRRIDKYGFKRDFKLYRADKHQLSVQLDQLAKTPSGRQRYMQVNPTWNYYKAKVKATLSSDEGKAIYRRRKYDVEPVFGHMKRDRTHLRGQRAVENDTGLTLMAMNLTKLGKLVAQAGTKLIEKGKIRTIISGKSKIMVRILIFRGRNLIVNSQPPLFGSTSARMSIGRTKEVTF; encoded by the coding sequence ATGTATCAAAATTATATCACAGGGCAAACAGAATTCGTACTAAATTATGATTATAATGTTCCATCAAGACATATTGTACGTATGATTGATGCTTTTGTAGATTCGATTCCACAAGAAGTTTTATTGGATGACAAAGTAGCGACTACCGGTCGCCCACTTTCTCATCCAGCGATTATGCTTAAAATTTTATTATTTGCCTATTCACGTCAAACTTATTCTGGTCGGAAAATTGAGTTGATGCTTGAAGAGAATTTACCAATGCGTTGGTTGGCACGTGATCATACCTATAGTTACTATACAATTAATAATTTTCGCCAAAGTCAACACGCTAATAATTTAATCAAACGTTCTTTTGTGTACTTTACGATGGCATTAAAGGATCACGGACTAATTCAAAGTGATGCTTTCTTTATTGATGGGACAAAGCTTGAGGCAGATGCCAATAAGTATTCATTTACTTGGCGTCGAGCTGTTGAAAAATATCATGCAAAATTAAAAGAAAAAACAATCAAACTTTACGAAGATTTAGTCGAAAAACGGGTAGTTAAAGCGATGAGTTCAGAACTAGTGGGAACCGCTAATGGAATGGCTCTTATGGCTGAAAATATTGATGATAAAATCAGTGAATTGAATGAAGAAATAGCTCAAGAACCTAAAGTAATCAAGAGTGGTTCAGTTAAGAAACGACGATGCCGTTTCTTAAAAAAGATTCGTCGACAATTAAAAGAAGACTTTATACCTCGTGCTAATAAGTATGAAGAAGCAGAAGATATCTTTAAGGGCCGCAATAGCTTTTCAAAAACAGATCATGATGCCACATTCATGTGTATGAAAGAAGATCCAATGAAAAACCGAGAATTGAAACCTGGATACAACTTACAAATCGCTACCCACAATCAATTTGTTCTTGATTATGCCTTGTATTCTAATCCGACAGATACTAGAACATTAGTACCATTTCTTGCTCAATTTCATTCTTTAGATTTCTTTGATCATATCGTGGCTGATGCAGGGTATGGTAGTGAATATAATTACACGACAATTATTGATCAGTTTGAAAAACAGCCTGTTATTCCATATACGACTTACCAAAAGGAACAGAAACGAAAATACAAAACTGATCCAACTAAATCACAAAACTGGCAATATAATGCCGAAGATGATTATTACATTGACCATCTAGGAGTTCGTTTTAGTTTTTATCGTTACAGTCGAAGAATTGATAAATATGGATTTAAACGTGATTTTAAACTTTATCGGGCAGATAAACATCAATTATCAGTACAATTAGATCAATTAGCGAAAACACCAAGTGGACGTCAACGCTATATGCAAGTTAATCCAACTTGGAATTACTATAAAGCTAAAGTTAAAGCAACCCTCTCAAGTGACGAAGGTAAGGCAATTTATCGTCGACGTAAGTACGACGTTGAACCCGTTTTCGGTCACATGAAGAGGGATCGAACACATTTACGTGGGCAACGAGCTGTGGAAAATGACACCGGATTAACACTAATGGCTATGAATTTAACAAAATTGGGAAAGTTAGTAGCTCAAGCAGGGACAAAATTAATTGAAAAAGGAAAAATCCGAACCATAATTTCTGGAAAATCAAAAATTATGGTTCGGATTTTAATATTCAGAGGAAGGAATTTAATAGTTAATTCCCAGCCTCCTTTATTTGGCTCTACGTCGGCAAGAATGTCAATAGGCCGGACAAAAGAAGTTACGTTCTGA
- a CDS encoding ATP-binding cassette domain-containing protein, protein MNKPILELQGVKTIVNKGTSSETTILKGLNLKINEGDFITIVGTNGAGKSTLFNVIGGNLHADEGKILHNGQDITNTTEEQRTAFLSRVFQDPKLGTAARMTVAENMLLATKRGERRHLIPRKLKSNMDRFTKLAATMNNGLENRMNTATGALSGGQRQALSFLMATIKRPDIILLDEHTAALDPHTSLNLLHATNERITKDHLTALMITHNLEDALEYGNRLIVLKDGEIKADFNAEQRKFLTPEKLYTYFEG, encoded by the coding sequence ATGAATAAACCTATTTTAGAATTACAAGGCGTCAAAACCATTGTTAATAAGGGCACATCGAGTGAAACAACTATTCTTAAGGGCTTAAACCTTAAAATTAATGAGGGAGACTTCATTACGATCGTTGGAACGAATGGTGCTGGTAAATCGACCCTTTTTAATGTCATCGGCGGAAACCTACACGCTGACGAAGGAAAAATTTTGCACAATGGACAAGATATTACCAATACGACAGAAGAACAGCGAACGGCCTTCCTATCCCGTGTTTTTCAGGATCCAAAACTAGGGACGGCTGCGCGAATGACAGTTGCTGAAAATATGCTATTAGCAACTAAACGTGGTGAACGTCGCCATCTTATTCCACGGAAGCTCAAAAGTAATATGGACCGTTTCACCAAGCTAGCTGCAACAATGAATAACGGTCTTGAGAATCGCATGAATACAGCTACTGGAGCCCTTTCCGGGGGACAACGGCAAGCATTAAGCTTTTTGATGGCAACAATCAAACGACCTGACATTATTTTGCTAGATGAACACACTGCTGCTCTTGACCCGCATACAAGTCTAAATTTATTACACGCTACTAATGAACGGATCACTAAAGATCATTTAACTGCCTTAATGATTACCCATAACCTTGAAGATGCCTTAGAGTATGGAAATCGTCTAATCGTGCTTAAAGATGGTGAAATCAAAGCAGATTTTAATGCAGAGCAACGAAAATTTCTTACCCCTGAGAAACTTTATACTTATTTTGAAGGATAG
- a CDS encoding cadmium resistance transporter, with translation MNWWIIFITFLAVNLDFFFILIFLLEKYNLRDVIIGYLGALLVLVTISFLLGKTLAIFLPEWILGILGSLPIYMALHDNDEAPTHTKKHGPIITTLITYLAVCTGCNLSIFLPILTNLTFQQFTQSLLFIAVLSIAIVILIKGIGNIPLIKQAMQHYSEILMKVIYIGVGCYVFWDSGLITHLIHLL, from the coding sequence ATGAATTGGTGGATTATTTTTATCACATTTCTTGCTGTAAACCTCGATTTCTTTTTCATCTTAATCTTTTTACTCGAAAAGTATAACCTTCGTGATGTAATCATTGGATATCTCGGCGCCCTTCTTGTTCTGGTTACCATCAGCTTTTTACTAGGAAAAACACTCGCCATTTTCCTCCCAGAATGGATTTTAGGAATACTGGGGAGCCTGCCTATTTACATGGCTCTCCATGACAACGATGAAGCCCCAACCCATACCAAAAAACACGGCCCAATTATTACTACATTAATAACTTATCTAGCAGTTTGCACTGGTTGCAACCTCTCAATTTTCTTACCAATTTTAACGAATCTTACCTTCCAACAATTTACTCAGTCACTTCTTTTTATCGCAGTCCTTTCAATTGCGATTGTGATTCTCATTAAGGGAATTGGTAATATTCCACTAATTAAGCAAGCAATGCAACATTATAGCGAAATCTTAATGAAGGTTATCTATATCGGTGTTGGTTGTTATGTTTTTTGGGACAGTGGATTAATTACCCACCTTATTCACCTTCTTTAG
- the trpX gene encoding tryptophan ABC transporter substrate-binding protein, with amino-acid sequence MKRMYSLIAIIIAFLCFAFFRENNGFVTKQRIPKVGVLTLMHHPALDEIYKGYVDELAKEGYHNGKNIKIEYQNANGDQSNLKTMASKLVDDNSTVLFGITTPAAQALANSTTKTPIVLGAVTDPKAAGLVKNNQHPGGNITGVSDQAPIREQLNLIKQFMPRMKTLGVIYTSSDASAVAGYHQIKRECRKMNINLKAYSIANSNDLNQVSEQMLSQVDAVIVPTDNTIAGAMQTLVKNADAANKPVFPATDTMVKQGGVATYSVNQRALGVQGAKMTVAILKGKSKPADTPIEYMKHGTPVLNIKQARKLNLQIPAQFEKDAETKGEVYK; translated from the coding sequence ATGAAAAGAATGTATAGTTTAATTGCAATTATTATCGCTTTCCTTTGTTTCGCATTCTTTAGAGAAAATAATGGGTTCGTAACTAAGCAGCGAATTCCAAAAGTTGGTGTATTAACTTTAATGCACCATCCCGCGTTGGATGAAATTTATAAAGGATATGTTGATGAATTAGCAAAGGAAGGTTACCACAACGGTAAGAACATCAAGATTGAGTATCAAAACGCGAATGGTGACCAAAGTAATCTTAAAACAATGGCTTCAAAACTCGTTGATGATAACTCAACTGTTCTTTTTGGAATTACGACCCCTGCTGCTCAAGCGTTAGCTAATTCTACTACCAAAACACCAATTGTCCTTGGTGCTGTTACCGATCCAAAAGCAGCTGGATTAGTTAAAAATAATCAGCATCCTGGTGGCAATATTACTGGAGTATCTGACCAAGCACCAATTCGCGAACAACTCAATTTGATCAAGCAATTCATGCCGCGAATGAAAACACTGGGAGTCATCTACACTTCAAGTGATGCTTCAGCAGTAGCCGGTTACCACCAAATCAAACGTGAATGTCGCAAGATGAATATTAATTTGAAGGCCTATTCAATTGCTAACAGTAACGATCTAAATCAGGTTTCCGAGCAAATGCTTAGCCAAGTCGACGCAGTAATTGTACCAACAGATAATACAATCGCTGGAGCAATGCAAACCTTAGTTAAGAATGCCGATGCCGCTAATAAGCCAGTCTTCCCGGCAACTGACACAATGGTTAAGCAAGGCGGCGTTGCAACTTACAGTGTTAATCAACGTGCTTTAGGTGTCCAAGGTGCAAAGATGACGGTCGCAATCCTCAAGGGCAAGTCAAAGCCAGCTGATACCCCGATTGAGTACATGAAGCACGGGACTCCTGTTCTCAACATTAAGCAGGCTCGAAAACTTAATTTACAAATTCCCGCTCAATTTGAAAAGGATGCAGAAACGAAAGGAGAGGTTTACAAATGA
- a CDS encoding LPXTG cell wall anchor domain-containing protein, with the protein MDQKRPIGYTTITNPVTGDIISDTWTPAQKFAPEYSPKVDGFYADFSSVGGNENVTQNTPDTTFVVKYTGPNESVEHQTVTQTVHYAYKDGINEGRPTLPADNTITVDFTRTIVRDPWTDEVISNTWSPAQTINPVESPTIEGFTPDHAEIPGKTITYDSENREYVVKYTKDEEPNKPTPEEPTPEEPTTPEPEKPNEPAEKTPTPSQPQPTKPVEVPSETPAINQVVSTKPVAPNKEANNTLPQTGNQDSTAIIGLGLVTAFASLFGFGKRKSEK; encoded by the coding sequence ATGGATCAAAAGCGGCCAATAGGGTATACTACTATTACCAATCCAGTAACTGGGGATATTATTTCTGACACTTGGACACCAGCCCAAAAGTTCGCTCCAGAATATTCTCCTAAAGTCGACGGTTTCTATGCGGACTTTTCTTCTGTTGGTGGGAATGAGAATGTTACGCAAAATACGCCAGATACTACCTTTGTGGTTAAATACACTGGACCAAATGAAAGTGTTGAACACCAAACGGTTACCCAGACTGTTCATTATGCATACAAAGATGGGATTAATGAAGGTCGTCCAACTCTTCCAGCAGATAATACAATTACTGTTGACTTTACGCGTACAATTGTTAGAGATCCATGGACGGATGAAGTGATTTCTAATACATGGAGCCCTGCTCAAACAATTAATCCAGTAGAAAGTCCAACAATTGAAGGCTTTACACCGGATCATGCGGAGATTCCAGGAAAGACAATTACTTATGATAGCGAAAATCGTGAGTATGTTGTTAAATATACTAAAGATGAAGAACCAAATAAGCCAACTCCGGAAGAACCGACACCTGAAGAGCCAACAACACCAGAACCAGAAAAGCCCAATGAACCTGCTGAGAAAACGCCAACACCAAGTCAACCACAACCAACAAAGCCAGTCGAAGTACCTAGTGAAACACCTGCTATTAACCAAGTAGTTTCAACTAAACCAGTTGCCCCTAATAAAGAAGCGAATAATACGCTTCCGCAAACCGGTAATCAAGATTCAACTGCCATTATTGGTTTAGGCCTTGTAACTGCTTTTGCTAGTCTCTTTGGTTTTGGAAAACGAAAGAGTGAAAAGTAA
- a CDS encoding IS982-like element ISEfm1 family transposase (programmed frameshift) codes for MHSSKYTEHYTDTFITFKEIMRTVSNVYHNCVPDKIKNQRNTDQLKQRDTVIIACVIWGIINGYTSQRATYRAVCSVLFPNGDFPSRSRFTRLSSNLAYTIKIIRYFFIKKLTKYELVGIIDSFPSPLCKPVRNRQAKLLNQIAKVGYNSTKKSYFYGLKIHMIVTKTGFPITYSITNPGVHDVKVLETLSEEANLPNILGDKGYISHKIHEKLALKGITISVPPRKNMDKSEKLDHSLLGKQRKTVETVFSSLEKLGCQNFNSRSVKGLESRFESILLAYSVLLSRAQRRFEGTLRYSLGY; via the exons ATGCATTCATCAAAATATACTGAACATTATACAGATACTTTTATAACATTCAAGGAAATTATGAGAACTGTTTCTAACGTATACCACAATTGTGTACCAGATAAGATTAAAAACCAAAGAAATACTGATCAACTGAAGCAACGCGATACAGTGATTATTGCTTGTGTTATATGGGGCATAATTAATGGCTATACTAGCCAAAGAGCCACGTATAGAGCGGTTTGTTCCGTCCTATTTCCTAATGGTGACTTTCCTAGTAGGAGTCGATTCACTCGCTTAAGTTCAAACTTAGCTTACACTATCAAGATTATTCGATACTTTTTCATCAAGAAGCTCACCAAATATGAACTAGTCGGAATTATAGATAGTTTTCCTAGTCCATTATGTAAACCAGTTAGAAATAGACAAGCAAAACTATTGAATCAAATAGCCAAAGTTGGCTATAACTCAACA AAAAAATCTTATTTTTATGGTCTTAAAATTCATATGATCGTTACTAAGACTGGCTTTCCGATTACTTACTCAATTACGAATCCAGGTGTCCATGACGTGAAAGTGTTAGAGACTTTATCGGAAGAAGCGAATCTTCCCAATATCCTAGGGGACAAAGGATATATTAGCCATAAAATCCATGAAAAGCTTGCCCTTAAGGGCATTACTATATCCGTTCCGCCACGTAAAAACATGGATAAATCAGAAAAACTAGACCACAGCTTACTTGGAAAACAAAGAAAAACAGTTGAGACTGTTTTTTCTTCCTTAGAAAAATTAGGTTGTCAAAATTTCAACTCACGTTCTGTTAAAGGGCTAGAGAGTAGATTTGAAAGCATATTACTGGCTTACAGTGTTCTATTAAGTCGAGCACAACGACGTTTTGAAGGAACTTTGAGATATTCTTTAGGATATTAA
- a CDS encoding ABC transporter permease: MNLIVSSIGQELLWALLGLGLYLTFRILDFADMTVEGTFPLGAASAVAAITHGINPFLATLIAIGAGMLAGLITGLLYTKGKIPSLLAGILTMTAAYSVNLRIMGKSNVSLLGQKTLFSGEFMRSLPQYFDSVFLGVVTIAIITVILIFFLSTDYGQAFIATGDNPVMAKSFGIHTDTMVIIGLMVSNGIVGLCGALIAQNNGYADINMGIGTIVIALASIIIGEVAFGELTLNQRLVAVTLGSIIYRIILLAVLQLGFSANDLNLISSVVLAICMMLPQLEERIHLKKPILKGVRPHE, encoded by the coding sequence ATGAATCTAATTGTATCATCAATCGGTCAAGAACTATTATGGGCTTTACTTGGTCTTGGTCTTTACCTAACCTTTAGAATTCTTGATTTTGCTGACATGACTGTTGAAGGAACGTTCCCTCTTGGTGCCGCCAGTGCTGTTGCTGCAATCACACATGGTATCAATCCTTTTCTGGCAACTCTAATTGCGATTGGTGCTGGAATGCTCGCTGGTTTGATCACTGGATTGCTCTACACTAAAGGAAAAATTCCAAGTTTGTTAGCCGGAATTCTAACTATGACCGCCGCCTACTCCGTTAACCTCCGCATTATGGGTAAATCAAACGTTTCATTGCTTGGCCAAAAGACCCTCTTTAGTGGTGAATTCATGCGAAGTTTACCCCAATACTTTGATAGTGTCTTCTTGGGAGTAGTTACGATTGCAATTATTACTGTAATCCTGATCTTCTTCCTTTCAACTGACTATGGACAGGCTTTTATCGCAACTGGTGATAATCCGGTGATGGCAAAATCATTTGGGATTCATACCGACACAATGGTCATCATCGGCCTAATGGTGTCAAACGGAATCGTTGGCCTTTGCGGTGCTTTGATTGCTCAAAATAATGGGTATGCTGATATTAATATGGGAATTGGAACGATTGTTATCGCCCTTGCCTCAATCATTATTGGTGAAGTAGCCTTTGGTGAATTAACGCTTAACCAGCGACTTGTCGCCGTTACTCTTGGTAGTATCATTTACCGAATTATCTTACTTGCTGTGCTACAACTTGGCTTCTCCGCCAATGACCTCAACCTTATCTCCTCAGTTGTCCTTGCAATCTGCATGATGTTGCCACAACTTGAAGAACGCATTCACCTTAAAAAGCCAATTTTGAAGGGAGTCCGGCCTCATGAATAA
- a CDS encoding C40 family peptidase produces MSKVLAAALGAAGALAVANTASADTQVQVQSGDTVWGFAQQYATTVDSISTANQLADPNVIYVGQQLVIPSSAISAASAAATVAAPTATDNATASQAAVETTETTATSTTPAVSTTNASNVADQAQPTTVVSASDNNTAAQVSVASQAPAQVSAASATINVAQTSAANTNNNVTTLAATTNTAAPTQTTYAATEAVATPQSNTTVQSTAAVTATPATSTAAGQGNGSTANAVAIAQAQIGTPYVWGGNQPGGFDCSGLVQYSYGLGSNYRTTYQQTNLGTHQYDIQNAQSGDLYFWGPDSAPYHVAIATGNSGYIQAPAPGQNVQSGNINYYTPSFYISMN; encoded by the coding sequence ATGTCAAAAGTCCTTGCTGCTGCCTTAGGTGCTGCTGGTGCATTAGCTGTTGCTAACACCGCAAGTGCTGACACACAAGTTCAAGTACAATCAGGAGATACAGTATGGGGATTCGCTCAACAATACGCTACTACTGTTGATTCAATTTCTACTGCTAACCAATTAGCTGACCCTAACGTAATTTACGTTGGTCAACAATTAGTTATCCCATCTTCTGCTATCAGTGCTGCTTCTGCTGCTGCAACTGTTGCTGCACCTACTGCAACTGATAACGCTACTGCTAGTCAAGCAGCGGTTGAAACTACTGAAACAACAGCTACCTCAACTACGCCAGCTGTTTCTACCACAAACGCAAGCAACGTAGCCGATCAAGCACAACCAACAACAGTCGTATCTGCTTCTGATAACAATACTGCTGCTCAAGTTAGTGTTGCATCCCAAGCTCCAGCCCAAGTAAGTGCTGCTTCTGCTACTATTAATGTTGCCCAAACTAGTGCTGCAAATACTAACAACAACGTTACTACTTTAGCGGCTACTACTAACACTGCAGCTCCAACACAAACTACATACGCTGCTACTGAAGCAGTCGCTACTCCCCAAAGTAACACTACTGTTCAAAGTACTGCAGCTGTAACTGCTACTCCAGCAACTTCAACTGCTGCTGGCCAAGGTAATGGTTCTACTGCTAATGCGGTTGCTATTGCTCAAGCACAAATTGGTACTCCATATGTTTGGGGTGGTAATCAACCAGGCGGCTTTGACTGCTCAGGATTAGTTCAATATTCATATGGTCTTGGTTCAAACTACCGGACTACTTACCAACAAACTAACCTTGGTACCCACCAATACGATATTCAAAACGCTCAAAGTGGTGACCTTTACTTCTGGGGTCCAGATAGTGCTCCTTACCACGTTGCAATCGCTACTGGTAATAGTGGCTACATCCAAGCTCCTGCACCAGGTCAAAATGTCCAAAGTGGTAACATCAACTACTACACTCCTAGTTTCTACATCAGCATGAACTAA
- a CDS encoding GNAT family N-acetyltransferase, whose amino-acid sequence MNNQITLAYLDYDDLDALQVVSVVSFYESFIDGADPLDMQEYLQTQLTTEILAVELAQSTSKFIGIKDHQILIGYTKVNDEKDAIEIQRIYLLKDYQNKGLGQRLLDEANRYAKTKQKRYLRLAVYEKNHAAIRFYERYGFKKIGIKHFLLGKQDRICPILEKEI is encoded by the coding sequence ATGAACAATCAAATCACACTAGCGTATTTAGATTATGATGATCTAGATGCTTTACAAGTTGTAAGTGTTGTCAGTTTTTATGAATCGTTTATCGATGGCGCAGATCCACTTGATATGCAAGAATATTTACAGACACAATTGACAACTGAAATATTGGCAGTAGAATTGGCACAGTCAACCAGTAAATTTATTGGTATTAAGGATCATCAAATACTCATTGGTTATACGAAAGTCAATGATGAAAAAGATGCTATAGAGATTCAACGGATCTATCTGCTCAAAGATTATCAAAACAAAGGGTTAGGGCAACGGTTACTCGATGAAGCGAATCGTTATGCTAAAACGAAACAAAAACGTTATTTACGTTTGGCTGTTTATGAAAAAAATCATGCAGCTATTCGTTTTTATGAACGTTATGGATTTAAAAAAATCGGGATCAAACATTTTCTTTTAGGAAAACAAGATCGTATTTGTCCGATTTTAGAAAAAGAAATCTAA
- a CDS encoding helix-turn-helix domain-containing protein, giving the protein MRTSSLNRWIKQFLTAGLAGLIRPEHNHRYTLQTKRSAVKAYLSGTLSGQAILNRYQIRSLSQLHQWIVRYNSGQLSVAYATRKRARKVGRKVTFEEKRQITQWTIDHEYNYQAAAEKFNVSYQRGYSWVRKYQRTHDWESLQDNRGRHKGKTPTNEVERLRQEVRQLKAKAKEREVQIAFAKKLVEIHNRKVERPDDIKQFRK; this is encoded by the coding sequence ATGCGGACCTCTAGCCTTAACAGATGGATTAAACAATTTTTAACGGCTGGTTTGGCTGGATTGATTCGCCCTGAACACAATCACAGGTACACACTTCAAACCAAGCGATCAGCCGTTAAAGCTTACCTTTCAGGTACCCTGTCAGGCCAAGCAATTCTCAATAGATATCAAATTCGTAGTCTTTCCCAACTACATCAATGGATTGTCCGGTACAATAGTGGACAATTAAGTGTTGCTTACGCAACAAGAAAGCGAGCTAGGAAAGTGGGCCGAAAAGTTACTTTTGAGGAGAAACGGCAAATTACTCAATGGACAATTGATCATGAGTATAACTATCAAGCCGCGGCCGAAAAATTTAATGTCAGTTATCAACGGGGCTATTCATGGGTACGAAAGTACCAAAGAACTCACGATTGGGAATCCCTTCAGGATAACCGGGGTCGCCATAAAGGCAAAACACCAACCAATGAAGTGGAAAGATTACGACAAGAAGTAAGGCAGCTGAAAGCTAAAGCGAAGGAACGGGAGGTACAGATTGCCTTCGCAAAAAAATTGGTCGAAATACACAATCGGAAGGTGGAACGGCCGGACGATATCAAGCAATTCAGGAAATGA
- a CDS encoding metalloregulator ArsR/SmtB family transcription factor → MSSIQVFIDEAAKIYKVLSNSTRLNILYYLRHYDGEADVKTIVNDLHLAQPIVSKQLGILYRYQLVSRHKEGTRVYYALDDPHVIEMIDDMPKHVKHEIKGRATSSKFV, encoded by the coding sequence TTGTCTTCTATACAAGTCTTTATTGATGAAGCTGCTAAAATCTATAAAGTCCTAAGCAATAGTACGCGTTTAAACATCTTATATTATCTTCGGCACTATGACGGTGAGGCTGATGTTAAAACAATCGTTAATGATCTTCATCTTGCGCAACCGATCGTCTCAAAACAGCTCGGTATTTTATATCGCTACCAGTTAGTCAGTCGCCATAAAGAAGGGACACGCGTTTACTATGCTTTAGATGATCCTCATGTTATTGAAATGATTGATGACATGCCAAAACACGTTAAACACGAAATAAAGGGGCGAGCCACATCCTCGAAATTTGTATAA